The DNA region GTTCTATGTTGATTTAGAATCACACCTTGGTTCCACCGCCATGCAGCATGTGCTCGATGAGCTCACCAAGATAACTAAACACCTGAAAGTATTAGGATGTTACCCAAGTGAGAACGTAAAACCCACTCAAGTAAAATTGGGTTAATAGACATCGATAGGTAAAAAGATCATGGTAGACCAAAAAGTCGTTATCGCTTCACTCAACCCTGCAAAAATTAAAGCCGTAGAGAGTGCTTTTCAAAGTGCTTTCCCTGAACAACGTTTTAACTTTTTCGGAGTCAGTGTCCCGAGTGAAGTTTCAGACCAGCCAATGACCAATGATGAAACACGCCGAGGTGCTTTAAATCGTGTTCGCAATGCTAAAACTGAGATGCCGAATGCTGATTTCTATATTGGTTTAGAAGCGGGTATTGAAGGAAAAGTTACTTTTGCTTGGATGGTGATTGAATCCGAGACTCATCGTGGAGAGTCGCGTTCAGCAAGTTTGATGCTACCACCAGAAGTGCTAGAAAAACTTGAACATGCCAATGAACTGGGTGATGTAATGGATGAAGTATTTGGTACTGACAATATCAAACAAAAAGGTGGCGCAATTGGCCTGTTAACTCAAAACCAACTGACGCGCAGTTCGGTCTACCACCAAGCTTTGATTCTGGCGTTGATTCCTTTTACCAACCCTGAACATTTCCCTGCAAACCTATAGCTGTGTGGCTCTTATTAAGAGTCTGAAGCTGATAGTCGAGTAAAGTACGTATTAAAAAGGGCGGATATTCCGCCCTTTTTGCTGCCCGTAACTCAAAGATTATTGAGCGCCCTGCTCTAATAATGTCTTAAGTTTGTCTTTGTCGACATCGGACTTTGACTTTAACTCGTTAGAGCCACGGGTAATTGTCGCAATACCAACCCCAAGCATTTGACTGATTTGACGCTGTGAGAGCTCACCTTTTAGCAACTCGTTGAGAATATTAACGCGTGCGGTCAGTGACTCTCGCTCATCCGGTGTCATTAGCATGGTCAACAACATTTCGTGTTGCTGATTGTCCACACTTGAACGGATTAACGCGACAATCTGTTGCCAGTCTTTGTACTCAGGTTCATGTGACATCAAGTTACCTCACTCAATACTTGGTATTGATCTCTTCTTGGGTCAAGAACGAACCGTCGACACCTAAAAGGTCGCGGTAGTACGTTTCGAACATCAAAATGTTCTGTACATACCCACGCGTCTCTTTAAATGAAATCGCCTCTATAAAGGAATAAGCATCCACTTTTCCTTGAGTTCGCTCTCGCCACATTTTTACTCGGTTAGGCCCTGCATTATAAGCAGCGAGCGAAAAAATACGATTATTATCGTAATCTTCCATTAAGCCTTGTAAGTAATGGCTACCAATTTCAATGTTCTTACCTACATTGTAGAGATCTTGCGTACCTTGATATTTCAGCTTGTACTTGTTTGCCGTGTACTTAGCCGTCGCAGGCATAATCTGCATCAGACCACGAGCTCCAACCGGAGAGCGCGCTTCAGAATCAAGTGCACTCTCTTGTCTCGCCAAAGACATCATTGTGATTGGGTCGATATTGTGTTTCTCAGCGTAAAAGTTAAACCACCAGCGATGCGCGACAGGGAATCGCAACGGAATGTTATCCCACATCTGAGCTTGAATACTCGCAATAACCGTCAAGTTATGCCAATGCTTAGACGCGGCAAAAGCGGCAAGTTGCGTTTTCTCCTCTTTACCAACACGACGGAGCAAATGTGTCCATTCACTCTTCGCCGCAGCGATCTTGTCGGTTGCTATCAGCTCTTCAATACGAAGCAGCGATTTTTGATATGGCTGAATGGCTTTCTTATCGAGCTTAACAGAACTTGATGGATACTTGATCGATTGACCAATCGCATTCGCTGCGGCCACACTGTAAAAGTTACGCTGGCCAGTCTGTTTTGCTAAACGTTGCTTACCTGCGACTTCATCACCCAATGCGATTTCACTGCGCCCTAACCAGTATTGCCACCGAAGTGATGCTTGCTCTTCATCATTAAGCACTGCGATCCATTTTTTTACCCCTTGCCAGTCGCCATTTTGAATCGATAAACGAATACGACTTTCAATCAGAGGTAGGTTTTTACTGGTTTTTGTTTTGTCATCGCGCCACTTCGCCAATGAATCTGATTCAGTACGAATCAAACGAATCGCAATGTAATCCGCCAGTGCTTGAGCCTTTTCTGGAGAGAACTTTTGCCCTTTCACTACGGTCGCATAAGCATCTTGCGCTTGCTTGGTGTTTTTTCGAGCCAGTTTCTCTAATGCGAATTCTGCTTGAGTTCGATTAAAGTCATTCGCTTGTTGCTTCTTGGCAAACTCCGCCACATTTTCAGGCTTATCGAACAATGCCTTCATCGCTTTGGCTTGCTGCTGAGCTTTGGCCGATGTAGGCAACTTTTGCAGATAGGCCATTAGCCCGCCATTACGCGCATCAAATGCTAATAACATGCGTTGTAAAATCATGTCATCTGTACGTTCACCCGCTTTGTCCCATGCAGAGAACAGTGGGTCACATTCATCAGCAATACTCTTGCCGCGCAGCCACATGTGCTCTGCGCCTTTAAAGGCAGCAACTTGTTTACCCTGTTCTAATTGAGCGACATAAAAAATACACTGATAACGCTCACCACTTGGCTCAACTTTCTGGAACTCGGTAATGGTTTTCCAATCTTTCTGGCGATAAAGGTTATCTAGATACGGGGCGCGAATACGACGTGAGAATGGAAAAGCTTCATGTTCACTAATAAACGCATCTACCTGTTGTGGTGACTTGCTCGATAATTGCCTCAGAAATACCCGATAGTCCACATAAGGAGTGAGTGGATAATCAGCGATTTTGGAACGAATAGACAAGTAGCCATCAATGTCATTCTTGTCTAATAAATTTTGTGCCTGCTCATAGACTTGACGCTGCTTTTCTAGGCTCAGCGTCGCGTTTGCCGACACGCTTACCGCACATAAAGCGGCTGCGTAGCATACTCTTTTAGCCAATTCAGTTACGTTGAATTTCATGTGCGTCATTTTCCCCAGACGTTTCTCTCTTCATGCTTTACCACTGGTGAATACAAACGTAGTAAGCAATAAAGCATATGCATCTATTTACACCGTAATAAGTGCTTATTGTAAAGCGACTTGATGTAATAAATGTTGTACTCGTAAAACTTTAGAACCCTTTAAGACAAATAGATTCCCATCAATTCATCCAACTAAATGAACTGTTGGCTTTGATTTAAAGACGAACAAGAAAAGTGTATACCCTAAAGTTGAGAGTTTCCGGTCAGCGATGAAGAAGAAATCACACAAGATGCTAATTTCTTGCAATGCGGTAACAAAACTGAAGGAGTTGGTATAAAATAGAGCCTTTGAATGACAGTTAATTTAGGAACGATCGGCAATGGCTGAATACGTATATACCATGTCGCGGGTGAGCAAAATTGTGCCACCTAAGCGTCAAATTCTTAAAGACATCTCTCTAAGCTTCTTCCCTGGTGCAAAAATCGGTGTTCTAGGTCTGAACGGTGCGGGTAAATCTACGCTGCTACGTATCATGGCGGGTATCGATACCGATATCGATGGTGAAGCACGCCCACAACCGGGCCTAAACGTAGGTTACCTACCGCAGGAGCCCGTTCTGGACGAGTCAAAAACCGTTCGTGAAATCGTTGAAGAAGCTGTTGCAGATGTTGCTGGCGCACTTAAGCGCTTGGATGCGGTATATGCAGCGTATGCAGAACCAGATGCCGATTTTGATGCTCTAGCAAAAGAACAGGGTGAACTAGAAGCGCTAATTCAAGCGAAAGATGGTCACAATCTAGACAACGCGCTAGAACGTGCTGCTGATGCACTTCGTCTTCCTGAATGGGATCAAAAAATCCAACACCTATCCGGTGGTGAGCGTCGCCGTGTGGCTATCTGTCGTCTTCTTTTAGAAAAACCAGACATGCTACTGCTCGACGAACCAACCAACCACTTGGATGCTGAGTCTGTTGCATGGCTAGAACGCTTCCTAGTTGATTACACTGGTACTGTAGTTGCGATTACCCACGACCGTTACTTCCTAGATAACGCAGCGGGTTGGATCCTAGAACTTGACCGTGGTGAAGGTATTCCATGGGAAGGTAACTACACCTCTTGGCTAGAGCAAAAAGATGCGCGCCTACAACAAGAAGCGTCGCAAGAAAAAGCTCGTCAAAAGACCATCGAGAAAGAACTTGAATGGGTTCGTCAAAACCCTAAAGGTCGCCAAGCGAAATCTAAAGCACGTATGGCGCGCTTTGAAGAGCTACAAAACACTGACCACCAAAAACGTAACGAAACTAACGAGCTGTTCATCCCGCCAGGTGAGCGTCTAGGTGATAAAGTTATCGAAGTGAACAACCTGACTAAGTCATTCGACGGTCGCGTTCTTATCGATGATCTATCATTCAGCATGCCTAAGGGTGCCATCGTGGGTATCATCGGTGCCAACGGTGCGGGTAAATCAACCCTATTCAAGATGCTAAGCGGTACTGAGCAACCTGATTCAGGTACGATTGAACTGGGTGACACTGTGAAACTGGCTTCTGTTGAGCAGTTCCGTGATTCAATGAACGATAAAAACACAGTATTCCAAGAGATCTCAGAAGGCGCTGACATCATCAAGATCAACAACTTCGAAATCCCTGCACGTGCTTACTGTTCTCGCTTTAACTTCAAAGGCTCAGATCAACAGAAAGTTATCGGCGAGCTTTCTGGTGGTGAGCGTAACCGTGTGCACCTTGCTAAGCTGCTTAAAGCCGGCGGTAACGTACTACTACTCGATGAGCCAACCAACGACCTTGACGTTGAAACACTACGTGCACTTGAAGAAGCGCTGCTTGAGTTCCCTGGCTGTGCCATGGTTATCTCGCACGACCGTTGGTTCCTAGACCGTATCGCAACGCACATCATCGACTACCGCGATGAAGGCCAAGTTAACTTCTACGAAGGTAACTACAACGAGTACATGGAATGGCTGAAGAAGACCCTTGGTCCTGAAGCAGCTGAACCACACCGCATCAAATACAAGCGCGTATCGAAGTAATTTCGTTTATAAGATGAGTGTGCGGTATATCACCTTACACTCACCTTTGCTTGTAATTCGTACAAAGGTCGCTATCATAGCGGCCTTTGTTGTATGTGTTGCATAAATGGCTCAGATTGGCATTTTTTCAATTAAGAGCTTGACCTTTAGCAATCGTAACTCTGTGCTAGCTCGACATTTTAAGAACAACAATTGAACAAATTTTGTTCTATTTGATATAGTCATCGACAGATTCGACGACTTAATGAGAAAGCTCTATGACGGAGAGACGACGCTTTTCACGCATCATCTACCAAGTTTCTGCTTTAGTGGAACAAAGTGACTTGGCACTACAAGCCACGATTCAAGATCTCTCATTACATGGTTTATTGTTAAGAGCTGAAAATGCAAACTCACTTGAATCGTCACTACCGGTAGAAGTCGCATTCTCGTTCGCTCAATCAGAACAGGTGATGCAGTTAACCGCTGATATCATCTCTGTTGCAAATAACGAGATCCGGCTGAAGATCATCAACATAGACATCGACAGTATTAGCCAATTAAAACGATTTATAGAGTTAAACGTAGGCAATAACGAGCTGCTGAATCGAGAGTTAGAATACCTTTCTGATTTGGGGGAAGAATAAATTGAACGCCTGCTTTAGTAACAATAACTATGTCTAAAAAAATCATCATGCAGATCCCAACAAAAGATGGGAATCAGCAATTTTATGTGGGTCGCCTTTCGATCCTTGCAGTATGTGTGTCAGTCATCGCTTTGCCTGCCGTCGTTGGTAGCGCTTGGTATTTGAATCAGCAACAAACATACAATCAAGAGACGCTTAACCAAACCATCGCAAAGCTGGAAGGTGAAAAAGCGGAGATCACGGCACTGTATGAAGAACAACTTGATACGAACCACTCTCTTTCTCAATCTTTAACTGACAAAAACAATCAGATTCAATTGCTAGGTAAGCGTGTATATGATGTGGAGTCGGTTC from Vibrio hyugaensis includes:
- the yjjX gene encoding inosine/xanthosine triphosphatase produces the protein MVDQKVVIASLNPAKIKAVESAFQSAFPEQRFNFFGVSVPSEVSDQPMTNDETRRGALNRVRNAKTEMPNADFYIGLEAGIEGKVTFAWMVIESETHRGESRSASLMLPPEVLEKLEHANELGDVMDEVFGTDNIKQKGGAIGLLTQNQLTRSSVYHQALILALIPFTNPEHFPANL
- the trpR gene encoding trp operon repressor encodes the protein MSHEPEYKDWQQIVALIRSSVDNQQHEMLLTMLMTPDERESLTARVNILNELLKGELSQRQISQMLGVGIATITRGSNELKSKSDVDKDKLKTLLEQGAQ
- a CDS encoding transglycosylase SLT domain-containing protein; this encodes MTHMKFNVTELAKRVCYAAALCAVSVSANATLSLEKQRQVYEQAQNLLDKNDIDGYLSIRSKIADYPLTPYVDYRVFLRQLSSKSPQQVDAFISEHEAFPFSRRIRAPYLDNLYRQKDWKTITEFQKVEPSGERYQCIFYVAQLEQGKQVAAFKGAEHMWLRGKSIADECDPLFSAWDKAGERTDDMILQRMLLAFDARNGGLMAYLQKLPTSAKAQQQAKAMKALFDKPENVAEFAKKQQANDFNRTQAEFALEKLARKNTKQAQDAYATVVKGQKFSPEKAQALADYIAIRLIRTESDSLAKWRDDKTKTSKNLPLIESRIRLSIQNGDWQGVKKWIAVLNDEEQASLRWQYWLGRSEIALGDEVAGKQRLAKQTGQRNFYSVAAANAIGQSIKYPSSSVKLDKKAIQPYQKSLLRIEELIATDKIAAAKSEWTHLLRRVGKEEKTQLAAFAASKHWHNLTVIASIQAQMWDNIPLRFPVAHRWWFNFYAEKHNIDPITMMSLARQESALDSEARSPVGARGLMQIMPATAKYTANKYKLKYQGTQDLYNVGKNIEIGSHYLQGLMEDYDNNRIFSLAAYNAGPNRVKMWRERTQGKVDAYSFIEAISFKETRGYVQNILMFETYYRDLLGVDGSFLTQEEINTKY
- the ettA gene encoding energy-dependent translational throttle protein EttA, translated to MAEYVYTMSRVSKIVPPKRQILKDISLSFFPGAKIGVLGLNGAGKSTLLRIMAGIDTDIDGEARPQPGLNVGYLPQEPVLDESKTVREIVEEAVADVAGALKRLDAVYAAYAEPDADFDALAKEQGELEALIQAKDGHNLDNALERAADALRLPEWDQKIQHLSGGERRRVAICRLLLEKPDMLLLDEPTNHLDAESVAWLERFLVDYTGTVVAITHDRYFLDNAAGWILELDRGEGIPWEGNYTSWLEQKDARLQQEASQEKARQKTIEKELEWVRQNPKGRQAKSKARMARFEELQNTDHQKRNETNELFIPPGERLGDKVIEVNNLTKSFDGRVLIDDLSFSMPKGAIVGIIGANGAGKSTLFKMLSGTEQPDSGTIELGDTVKLASVEQFRDSMNDKNTVFQEISEGADIIKINNFEIPARAYCSRFNFKGSDQQKVIGELSGGERNRVHLAKLLKAGGNVLLLDEPTNDLDVETLRALEEALLEFPGCAMVISHDRWFLDRIATHIIDYRDEGQVNFYEGNYNEYMEWLKKTLGPEAAEPHRIKYKRVSK
- a CDS encoding PilZ domain-containing protein, with protein sequence MTERRRFSRIIYQVSALVEQSDLALQATIQDLSLHGLLLRAENANSLESSLPVEVAFSFAQSEQVMQLTADIISVANNEIRLKIINIDIDSISQLKRFIELNVGNNELLNRELEYLSDLGEE